TGAAAAAACAATTCTCCAATTTTCTAACTGTTCTCAAAGACAAGTGTCAGGCACTTGATGAATGAGTAAAATGACTGTGTGGAAATGaagattctaattttttttttttttttttgccacaccatgtagcttgtgggatttcagttccccaaccagggatcaaacctgtgtcccctgcattgcaagcaccaagtcttaaccactggacgtccagggaagtctctgtcaTGTTTACAAGTCCAGATTCACTGACAATCTCTGTAATgagaattctttttcatttcaaatctCCTACGAAGCCAAAGATTCTTGACAGTAGTGAAAAAGTGCTAAACAATACCTATCATCAGCTTAAAAACAGCCTAAAAACATCTTTCAACCTGTTTTTTTTTATACCAGTATTAGGAATTTTAGGAAATTGTCAAGTACTTTATCTGGTTTACCACAGGAACTGATCTTTAAGCCATTGCACTCTAACAGGGTCTTACCATTGGCCTAATGAATCTTTCATACTTAGGTGGTTTTCGAGTAAAGCCATCTCCAACAAAGCAGACTTTGGTAACCATCCTCTTCcaggctttcttctttctctttcctgttcgAATAACTTTTAATACTTCTGTTTCTCCCTGGGCACGAACTTTGGGCAGAGGGACCTCCCATTTTCCCTAAAACAGATCACAATTAATCTTTTTAGCACATGTACACAAATATAAACTTTCttgcaaatattctcttttcAGGAGAAAATTGAGGATGAGGGCACTCAGGAGAACTGGTAAAGCATGTAGTTATCCAGATCTGGACAATTTCACATTTGTTAAATCAGAACCTTGACTAGTTCAAACTCAAATTTAAACTTCTTTGTCcactatgtttaaatttttttaacattaaattcaAGCATTGTTCAAAGCCTCTAAAAAAGAAGGTTACAGTCATCTGTTTTTATGCTATGCATGGGGTCTGATCTCAGATACACTAAATATGGGGCGTAGAAACTAAAACCTGATGTATGAAACTACTTTCACTTATGGTTCATTGGTTTTTGTACCAATATTTTTTTATACACTTCAGTGCAAGTCTTGTTAGTTAACCTTACTTTATGAGTAAACTAAGTAACCCAAATTACGTTTCTTTAAGCCTGTTTTACTACTGTGGCTCTTTGAAGAATGGTCAGTAACCAGCTTAACTGGCAAAAAGTTCCATGTGCTGGAGCCCCGGTTATAAATGTGGATATCTGTGAATGATAATGTTTTCCTTCATGTAAGTGCCTGTTCAgagtttcaaaattttaaaatgccaaataTTTTCATGGTCACTTGCATGTAGTAATCTGGAAAATATTCAAAGGAAAATTGAAAACCAATTGTATTTAACCAGCCTCAAATTGTGCAACCATGATGTATAATAAAgaatttgaaacagaaaaaaaaaaaaaaaaattgttagtgAAAGAGAATGAGAATAAAAAGTCTAGTATTTTTTAGTTGTACAAAGTTGTAGACTCACTTTTTTTGCTTTAGCAACAGTATTTTGGCTTAAGCAACAATATTTTGGCTCAACTATTTTCTAGAGATCTACATTGTGTCCTCAAACAAGCCTGAAATGAATTGGAACTAGTTAAGTTTACTGCTAAATAGTTCATAGTGTAAAAGTAGATAATCTCTAAAATTTGGTGAAGTTCTACCTTTCCAATTTTGATACATACCAAAAAAAGCAGTAAGATTTTACAGATCAAATCTGGAGTCTGTCAGTTCTTTAAATACAGATAGTGCATATTCTGCGGCTACCTAGATTTGTCCCTCTATCCACAGGTGTTTAAAAATAGTATCTGTCTTTCCCTCAGCTTCTAGCAAAAGGTAACCGAATTTGACACTAAGGGCAagccaaaaactttttttttttctttttaatttctgaatttttatctGAGTCAAATCACTTAGGATGCTTTCCACTATGCTACTTTTTAACCAGTTTTGGCATTgcaaagcaacaaaaacaagCAGTTGTATCCCTCTCTACAACACCACAACATTAGGAGTTGTCAAGTATAAGCAgctgttttaaataatttcttttttctgcccATGAtgtgcgggatcttagttccctgaccagggactgaacttgtgccccttgcagtggaagttcagagtcctaaccactggatcggcAGGAAATTACCTTAAGTaatttttgaaaactaaagatgcatgacattcttaaaaaaaaaaatttaaatcctgcTGAATGTTCTCATGGTAAGAAAGCAAACCTTTTTTTATTACTAAAACATTTTATATGAAAGACTCTAACATCTGAATAATGGTAAcagttggattttatttttccatttaactgAAGAAACTAAGAAACTCAAATATGAATTTAAGTAATTctcctgaacaacaacaacaaaataaagaccAGTTTTTTACTGCTTACCGCTTTCTCTTTTCGTTTCTGTTTAATCATATTGGAAAGTACTTTAGCTCGAGACTGTCCTTCTCGGTCCAGTAGATATGCAGGTACTGCTCCTTGTGGAGTCTTTTCATCATTCTTCTGTTTGGTGTTTCTCTTTTCATGCATCTTAATACTACCAAGAATGAGGAAGACTCAAGATTATCAGTTTTAACAACTAATACTCAAAAGACATTAACTTGGTACAACAAATAAACGGTACTTACgtctttttcatttgtattttctcagCATGGCGCTGTTTATGGTAGAGCTTAGCTTTCAGACCAATCAtcttttttgccttctttgaACGTTCATGAGCCTCTcgaccttccttctttctctttttctcatggtAATCCAAACGATATCCGTAGCGCTTACGGTGTAACTCGATATATTCATTTTGTGGCTATAACGATGCAAGAAGTgttaactttaatttaaaaaaaaactgacaactattttaaaatactttcttaaaaaaaaaaaaatactttcttgtGAGCAGCATGTGAAGTATAGATTGTCGTATATCATCCACTGCTCACTTGATTAAATAACTCTTGCCCCGTTAAGTCTAATCATgtaatgtaagttaaataaattttaatcctGTAGGACATAAGGTGTCAGGATTTACTTCGGTAATAAACTCAGTGAAAGTTACTGTTCATTGAATAGAACTGTCCAAAATCCACTAGACCACAAAGGAGACGATCTGATTCTAGAATTGCTCTTTTCTGAACATCAATATCTGGTTTTTCAATATAATCATCAttcatacttaaaaatttttaaatttatccaattttattaaagtataatttacatacatacaAAGATATGTGCATGTAGGTAAAGAGTTCTTAAGTTTTCACAAGCTATACCACAGAGCTGTGGTTACACAGCTCTGTAACCACAGTCAAAATTAAGAATATTTCCAACACCCCAGAATGTTCTGTGTCACTTTGAAGTAAATCATCTTTTCCCACCTCCAACCTGGCATCTGTTGTTctagttttgcctttcccaggATGAAAAGTAAATGGAATCTGCAGTATACAGCCCTTTGCATCtaactttcacttagcataaggctTTTGAGATTCCCCTACATTGCTGTATGAATCCTACTTCAATTCTTTTGATAagtagtcattttatttttaccaccGTTTGTTTACTCATTTACCAGTTGACGAATATTTAGCTTGTTTCCAGTTTTCGGTGAATAAACGTGTACCCAGTCTTTGTTCGACATATGCCAAACTGTTTCAAGGCGGCTGTACTATTTTTCGTTTCATTGGTAATGTATGGGATCCTCTTTTGCTTCTTAAGCGCCTGTTTGCTTTCCATATGCCAGTTTTATTTATAAACGTGTGGCCCCAGtctagtgaagtcgctcagtcgtgtccaactctttgcgatcctgtgcactgtagcccaccaggctcctccatccatgggattctccaggcaagaatactggagtgggttgccatttccttccccaggcgatcttccgactcagggatcgaacccaggtctcaccatttgcaggcagacgctttaacctctgagccaccagggaagcccgtaataAAACAATGGTGTGAGGCCAACTCCAACAACACGGAAAATAATTCTAAGTGTAACAATCAACAAGATACTTTGTATTGTGTGGTGTTTTCAACTGCTATCACATAAATTTGGCATCAACCGTGAAAAGGGTATGTGGATTTGACACTTTGCAGAGAAACACAGATTAGGTACTTAGTAGAAAGACAAAAGATCTGGCAGTCAGATCTGGGTTATAAATCCAGCTGCTTGGCCGTGGGCAGGGCATACCTTCAGTTTCCTCGGCCGAGATGAGGACTGATGCGGGATTAAAGATTAGTGTACAGAGTTATCACTAGGATCTGGAACTGATGGCCACACAACTTTAGGTGAAGTCAGGAATTCAGCAGAGTGAAACCTGTCTGACTCCAAAAGCCTGTACTCAGGCAAATACTCCACTCCACCGACCAAAAGAGGTTATTTTGACTCCAGGGTataaatgtgagagctggaccataaagaaggctaagcgccgaagaattaatgattttcaactgtggtgttggagagtctcttggatagcaaggggacccaaccagtccatcctaaaggaaatcagtcctgaatattcactggaaagactgatgctgaagctgaaatccaatactttggccacctgatgcgaagaacggactcattggaaaagatcctgatgctgggaaagactgaaggcaggagaagagggcgacagagtaCGAGACGGTTGGATGGGATCGCCGACTCAAGGGGAAGGAATTTGaccaagcttcaggagttggtgaaggacagggaagcctggcgagctgcagtccacggggtcgcaaagggtcggacacgactgagcaagagCGCACCCCACAGAGTCCACCCTCATTCCCTCAGCAGCACCTTACTTCCGCCTATCACCCCTCACCGCCAGGCCCAGCGCCTATGGGACCTCAGGCCCCGCCACCTCCGACGCCCTAGGTCCCCAGCGCCCGAGGCGACCTCCTCACCATGGTGACGGCTGCCGAGCCGCCGGGTGCAGTCTCCGCGGCGCGAAGGTCTCAATTTTCGGCTCTCAAAGACCCACGAGCCGACTCCTCACCACCCGCGACAGGAAAGGGTCTCTTCTAACTCGACGGACTCCAGAAAAACCGCGACGCAACCGTTCCGAGCTTCCTTTCTCCACTTTCAGCTAAGAGGGCGGAAGTTGCTAGCCGGCAGCCTTTGAGTGGTGCGCTGCCGGAAGTGGCGAAGTGCGGCGCCGACGGAGGCAAAGCGAAACAGATTTAGGTTCAGCTCACCAGTGGGGCGTCCTCGGAGACAGAGCGTAGCGACGTAAAGCCTTTGCACTCTTGGTTGCAGCCGGCACCTCGGCTCTCACCAGCGGGGTGGGAAAAAGACGGCCTCCGAATGCGACCGAGTGCCGGGTAGGTACCGGGCCGCGCCGTGCGGCTCCCGCGTGCCTTGGTCCACGCAGTTCACTGGAGGCCTTCTAGGATGCTACAGCCAGGCAGACACGAGAACCTCAGTCTCTCGCCCCTCACCTCGGTGTTCGCCCAGGTGTAGGCCTTTCTTTCCCTCTGACGAGAGCGACTAGTCTTTATTCCTGTCACCGTGTGTAATGTGTGCACGATTGAGAAGGATGCGGAGGCATGAGAACTTACTGTAGAGGAAAGTAAAATTACTGGGCCTTAATGACTGCCAGAAAAGAAAGACAGCGTCCTGTTTTTTCGAACTAATTTCTGAAATTCCTGAGGCCTTTTGGTGCATAGGGCTGTGTGAATTTGCATTTCGTCGTTCTCTAGTGGTACCGAAGAAAGCTGTCTGTTTTACCCTTTAAAGCACGGTCGCTGAAATTTCTTTAATTACGTCTGGAAAGTTATTCAGTTATTCGTCTCCCAAAGTCTTAGAGCATGGATTTGAGGCAGCTTTTTAAGCCTTCATCTTCTAATGTGACTTATTTTCTTTAGAACCTGAACTCATTCTAATTAGTATTTGTATATTTCCAAGTGCAGTAAATTATGTAGACTTTAAGTGGGATACATTTACCCCTGGTATTGCCTTCCCCACCCGATTCAGATCACTGTTATATTGAGGCCTTCCATGagctccttgggcttccctggtagctcagctggtaaagaatctgcctgcaatgcaggagatcccagttgtattcctgggtcgggaagatcccctggagaaagaatagtcTACACACTAcgttttcttgggctttcctggtggctcagtccgtaaaaaatccgcctgcaatgcggtagacctgggttcgattcctgggttgggaagatcccctggaggagggcatggcaacccactccagtattctggcctggagaatccccacggacagaggagcctggcggactacagtccatagagttgcaaagagtcagacacgactgagcgactaagcacagcacaacataTGAGCTCCTTATTTACAGTTACTGCTGCCTCAGTTCCCCTTTCCTGCTTAATTCTTTGCTGTAGCACCTGTCACCATAGGAGATGCtgtgttttattccttttgtttcttgtttgtgtCCACTGATAAGGATAGAGACAGCATAAAGCAGGGATTGTCGGTTTTTTGCTCACTACTTTTAACCCCATTATCTCGAAGACAGTCGTAGACAATAAATTCTTGTTAATTGAATTGAATTCTCATGTGGATCATGTGATGTGATAGATGAAAAGACAGGCTCAGAGATTTGAAGTTAGTCACTAAAGATCATAGACTTGGGACTCAGGCAGGTCCTCTGACTAAAGTCCGGTTGGTTTTTTTCCCACAAGTGAAAAGCCCACTTGACATTTCTAGTATAATTAAAAGTCTATGGAGAgtttttaaaaggctttattGATGTGTAATAATTGTGGCACGAAGACAAATGTGTACTGTAGATGAACGATCTTAGTGAATTCTTCAAAacctgaatatacacatataagcAGCACCCAAATCAAGAAATGACCTGCATGTGAGAAGCCCTCCTCATGCCTTTTTCACTTCTAAGAGTACCTACTATCCTGACTTCGAACAGAATGGATTAGTTTGTCTTTTAAATTGACtgattggaatcatacagtataaaCTTTTATGTGTTGGTTTCTTTTGCTTCCTGCCAATTCATGGAAGTATTTAATAGGTTTGTTTAAATTGTGAACtcctgatatatttttttttcatttgtatttctcaaaGCCATATGCCCTTTTCCCTTATGAattggaaatagaaaatattttagatattaagcAATAGTCACATCTTGATTTGTGTGAAGAAGAGGAGGCAAAGTTGTTGCTATGTTGTTTATCATGTGTTCTTACTTTCACCTGGGATTGTGGGATAGAAATGGCCTAATCATGTTAGCAAAAAGctctcttaaaaaaatttcttcctaTCTAACTGGCAGTAGCCAAGAAGGGTATCATTACTACTTTGGTGCATCTCCCAAAAGGATATACTAGATACACACTCTTTACATTTTGGCTGTTAAAAGCTTGACAATGTATTCCTCTGATCTGTATGATACTGTGATAGTATTTATTGGTATAGATAAGGTTAGAAGAATAAGCCAGGAGGAAGTGAGAGCTGCTTTGTAAATTGATTTGTTAAAGAGGAGGAACAGGTACAGTACTAAAAGCCTTGCAGAAGGTGTTATGAaggaaatgtttgttgttttgataTGCAGGGTTGTTAAAGGTCACAATTTTCCTGAGGCTGGGGATCTTGTGTTACCCATTGTCATGTTTCCAATAGCAGTTCCTTGTGTTGCTTCACTAAATGTTAGTAGAACAAGGAATTGGAAGGTACTTTTCCAGTTGACCTTTAAGAGTATctttatttactgagcatttttttctagcaagcttttttttttttttttgccaagcttTTATCTTGAATGAAGTTAAATGCTAGAcgaattttaaaaacttacataaaTAGAGCTTGTGACGTAAATCTTGTGGTAGAAATGAGTGTTTAGATAGATAGCCTGAGGTGATCTGTtcaatataaagagaaaaaagcaaaaatgacagTAGGGACTGACATTAATCAACGATGAACATATTGACCTGATTCATATTTGATACTTTTCTGAGAATATTGAATATGACACAAATCTGAAGTTTCTAATTCAGGAAAAATTACTAAGTATGGTAACAAATACCATATGCAAACAGACTATTTTAACTTGATGCTGTAGAATCTCTTTTCCTATTAATACATTACTTGATCCTCAGGAACAGCATCTTCATTTATGCTTGCATACTAATGTATTTTGTGATTGTATTTTAGTGTCCCATGATTCCTGTTTTTGTGTATTAAACCTTACAGACATGATagtccactgatttttttttttaattagtcttTGGATTTGCCAAATAGTCTTTTGTTTATAGATTGTGTAACTTGTTGATAATGTAGAATGGATATTTAGCTTTTTTCCCCTCGTTACTTTCCCTTTTCATAACATAAGGTGTCACACCTTTTAGTGAGTACTTATGTTACCGAAACAAGCTTGGGTCTACGTGCATGAGCACAATAAAGTCCATCTCCTGAcacaggttgtggtgaaggaaagtgcagtgtTTACTGCAGGGAACCAagcaaagcttccctggtggctcagatggtcaagaatctgcctgcaatgtaggagactcaggtttgatcccctggagaagggaatggctacccactccagtattcttgcctggagaatttcatggacagaggtgcctagcatgctacagtccatggggtcccaaaacatcggacaggactgaggactaacacacacaagcaAGGAGCCTAGGTAGCTAGTGCTTAAAAGGCCTCAGCTCTCCAGAGGCTTTCAAGGAAAGGTTTtaaagaaagggagagggagggggattGTGGGTGTGTAATCTGCTCATGGACAGTCATTCCAGTCAGTTGGAGTCTACCTGTTTGTCGGCATCGTGTAGTTAACTTCCCCCTGGTGGAGGTTTCAGTacctgcaaaacagctcaaagaacaCAGTTCAGAATGGGTAGACTGTTATTATTTTATCGTTTGGCAGTTTTATTTCTGCACTTTCTCACTTCTCTAATTAAATCAGTTGTTTGGAACTTGGGGAAGACCTAGAGgataaagtttttctacagacaacaggcaagtggaggacaggggaggggtCTGTTCTGGAAGGCCCTGTAGGGCTTTGCtcgtttgtttttgtttgtttttactttttggccgcTCCCCGTtgtcctgtgggatcttagtttctggtgagggattgaacctgcatccgctgcattggaagtgcggagtcttaaaaaacactggatcaccaaggaaagTGCTTCAGTTGTATTTATGTGTTGTCTAAGCCTGAGGAGGTCTGGACCTTGTATAAAGAATCATCTGATAGTACAGTAGGAAACCATTTTCATTGAAAATCATTGAGccaagaggaagaagaatttCGGTGGCAGGCCCTAAATGACTTCGTAGGTCAAAAAAATGTTTGAGGCATGGTGCTAGGCTGCTGATAGAAGATCCCTCCTTTTGAGTCGGTAGTGGAGATAACTTGGAAATATCATGTTTGTCATGAGTAAATATAAGTTCCAGGTATTATGAAAACAGAGAGAAGGCGGTATGAAAACTTTGCAGGAGATTCGGAAAGGCTTCCAAGCTGAGGCTTGAAGGTTGAATAGAAATTTGCCAGGTGTGTGGCTTTGGGGATTTGAGGACTACTTTCAGACAGTGGCTCCATTACACACCAAGGTGCGAAGATGTCAGAGCTGGTGTTTCAGAGG
The sequence above is a segment of the Cervus elaphus chromosome 25, mCerEla1.1, whole genome shotgun sequence genome. Coding sequences within it:
- the LOC122683932 gene encoding ribosome biogenesis protein NSA2 homolog, whose protein sequence is MPQNEYIELHRKRYGYRLDYHEKKRKKEGREAHERSKKAKKMIGLKAKLYHKQRHAEKIQMKKTIKMHEKRNTKQKNDEKTPQGAVPAYLLDREGQSRAKVLSNMIKQKRKEKAGKWEVPLPKVRAQGETEVLKVIRTGKRKKKAWKRMVTKVCFVGDGFTRKPPKYERFIRPMGLRFKKAHVTHPELKATFCLPILGVKKNPSSPLYTTLGVITKGTVIEVNVSELGLVTQGGKVIWGKYAQVTNNPENDGCINAVLLV